The following coding sequences lie in one Epinephelus lanceolatus isolate andai-2023 chromosome 24, ASM4190304v1, whole genome shotgun sequence genomic window:
- the LOC117249889 gene encoding tubulin alpha chain, with translation MRECISMHVGQAGAQMGNACWELYCLEHGIQPDGQMPSDKTIGGGDDSFNTFFSETGAGKHVPRAVFVDLEPTVIDEVRTGTYRQLFHPEQLITGKEDAANNYARGHYTVGKEIIDLVLDRTRKLADQCTGLQGFLIFHSFGGGTGSGFTSLLMERLSVDYGKKSKLEFAVYPAPQVSTAVVEPYNSILTTHTTLEHSDCAFMVDNEAIYDICRRNLDIERPTYTNLNRLIGQIVSSITASLRFDGALNVDLTEFQTNLVPYPRIHFPLATYAPVISAEKAYHEQLSVADITNACFEPANQMVKCDPRHGKYMACCLLYRGDVVPKDVNSAIATIKTKRTIQFVDWCPTGFKVGINYQPPTVVPGGDLAKVQRAVCMLSNTTAIAEAWARLDHKFDLMYAKRAFVHWYVGEGMEEGEFSEAREDMAALEKDYEEVGTDSVGEEDEGEEY, from the exons atg CGTGAGTGTATTTCTATGCATGTCGGCCAGGCCGGAGCCCAGATGGGCAATGCATGCTGGGAGCTGTACTGCCTGGAGCATGGCATCCAGCCGGACGGGCAGATGCCCAGCGACAAGACCATCGGAGGAGGAGACGACTCCTTCAACACCTTCTTCAGTGAGACCGGAGCCGGCAAACATGTTCCCAGAGCCGTGTTCGTGGATCTGGAGCCGACAGTCATCG ATGAGGTCCGCACAGGAACCTACCGCCAGCTCTTCCACCCCGAGCAGCTGATCACAGGCAAGGAGGACGCAGCCAACAACTACGCCCGCGGTCACTACACAGTCGGCAAGGAGATCATCGACCTGGTCCTGGACCGAACCCGCAAACTG GCCGACCAGTGCACGGGGCTCCAGGGTTTCCTCATCTTCCATTCCTTCGGAGGAGGAACCGGCTCTGGTTTCACCTCCTTGCTGATGGAGCGTCTCTCTGTCGACTACGGCAAGAAGTCCAAGCTGGAGTTTGCGGTTTACCCCGCCCCCCAGGTGTCCACCGCTGTGGTGGAGCCGTACAACTCCATCCTGACCACCCACACCACCCTGGAGCACTCCGACTGCGCCTTCATGGTGGACAACGAGGCCATCTACGACATCTGCCGCAGGAACCTGGACATCGAGCGCCCCACCTACACCAACCTCAACAGGCTGATCGGACAGATCGTCTCCTCCATCACCGCCTCCCTGCGCTTCGACGGCGCCTTGAATGTTGACCTGACGGAGTTCCAGACCAACCTGGTGCCCTACCCTCGTATCCACTTCCCTCTGGCCACCTACGCCCCAGTGATCTCCGCAGAGAAGGCCTATCATGAGCAGCTGTCCGTCGCCGACATCACCAACGCCTGCTTCGAGCCAGCCAATCAGATGGTGAAATGCGACCCCCGCCACGGCAAGTACATGGCCTGCTGCCTGCTGTACCGTGGTGACGTGGTGCCCAAAGACGTGAACTCTGCGATCGCCACCATCAAAACCAAACGCACCATCCAGTTTGTGGACTGGTGTCCCACAGGCTTCAAGGTGGGCATCAACTACCAGCCTCCCACTGTGGTTCCTGgaggagacctggccaaggtgCAGAGAGCCGTGTGCATGCTGAGCAACACCACCGCCATCGCCGAGGCCTGGGCGCGACTTGACCACAAGTTCGACCTGATGTACGCCAAGAGGGCCTTCGTCCACTGGTACGTCGGAGAGGGGATGGAGGAGGGAGAGTTCTCAGAGGCCAGAGAGGACATGGCTGCCCTGGAGAAGGATTACGAGGAGGTGGGCACCGACAGCGTCGGGGAGGAGGACGAAGGCGAGGAGTATTAG
- the LOC117249888 gene encoding tubulin alpha-1A chain-like — protein MRECISVHVGQAGAQIGNACWELYCLEHGIQPDGQMPSDKTIGGGDDSFNTFFSETGAGKHVPRAVFVDLEPTVIDEVRTGTYRQLFHPEQLITGKEDAANNYARGHYTIGKEIIDLVLDRIRKLADQCTGLQGFLIFHSFGGGTGSGFTSLLMERLSVDYGKKSKLEFAIYPAPQVSTAVVEPYNSILTTHTTLEHSDCAFMVDNEAIYDICRRNLDIERPTYTNLNRLIGQIVSSITASLRFDGALNVDLTEFQTNLVPYPRIHFPLATYAPVISAEKAYHEQLSVAEITNACFEPANQMVKCDPRHGKYMACCLLFRGDVVPKDVNSAIATIKTKRTIQFVDWCPTGFKVGINYQPPTVVPGGDLAKVQRAVCMLSNTTAIAEAWARLDHKFDLMYAKRAFVHWYVGEGMEEGEFSEAREDMAALEKDYEEVGTDSIGDEGEEEGEEY, from the exons atg CGTGAATGTATCTCTGTCCACGTTGGCCAAGCTGGAGCTCAGATAGGCAATGCATGCTGGGAGCTCTACTGCCTTGAGCACGGCATCCAGCCCGACGGTCAGATGCCCAGCGACAAGACCATCGGAGGAGGAGACGACTCCTTCAACACCTTCTTCAGTGAGACTGGAGCTGGCAAACATGTTCCCAGAGCCGTCTTTGTGGACCTGGAGCCGACAGTCATCG ATGAGGTCCGCACAGGAACCTACCGCCAGCTCTTCCATCCTGAGCAGCTGATCACTGGAAAGGAAGATGCAGCCAACAACTACGCCCGCGGTCACTACACCATCGGCAAGGAGATTATCGACCTGGTTCTTGACAGGATTCGAAAACTG GCCGACCAGTGCACGGGGCTCCAGGGTTTCCTCATCTTCCATTCCTTTGGAGGAGGAACCGGCTCTGGCTTCACCTCCCTGCTGATGGAGCGTCTCTCTGTCGACTATGGCAAGAAGTCCAAGCTGGAGTTTGCCATCTACCCAGCTCCGCAAGTGTCCACCGCTGTGGTGGAGCCGTACAACTCCATCCTGACCACCCACACCACCCTGGAGCACTCCGACTGCGCCTTCATGGTGGACAACGAGGCCATCTACGACATCTGCCGCAGGAACCTGGACATCGAGCGCCCCACCTACACCAACCTCAACAGGCTGATCGGACAGATCGTCTCCTCCATCACCGCCTCCCTGCGCTTCGACGGCGCCTTGAACGTGGACTTGACGGAGTTCCAGACCAACCTGGTGCCCTACCCTCGTATCCACTTCCCTCTGGCCACCTACGCCCCAGTGATCTCCGCAGAGAAGGCCTATCATGAGCAGCTGTCAGTAGCTGAGATCACCAACGCCTGCTTTGAACCAGCCAATCAGATGGTGAAATGCGACCCCCGCCACGGCAAGTACATGGCCTGCTGTCTGTTATTCCGTGGCGACGTGGTGCCCAAAGACGTGAACTCCGCCATCGCCACCATCAAAACCAAACGCACCATCCAGTTTGTGGACTGGTGTCCCACAGGCTTCAAGGTGGGCATCAACTACCAGCCTCCCACTGTGGTTCCTGgaggagacctggccaaggtgCAGAGAGCCGTGTGCATGCTGAGCAACACCACCGCCATCGCCGAGGCCTGGGCGCGACTCGACCACAAGTTCGACCTGATGTACGCCAAGAGGGCCTTCGTCCACTGGTATGTCGGAGAGGGGATGGAGGAGGGAGAGTTCTCAGAGGCCAGAGAGGACATGGCCGCCCTGGAGAAGGATTACGAGGAGGTGGGCACCGACAGCATCGGGGacgaaggagaggaagagggggaggaaTACTAA